The proteins below come from a single Piscinibacter gummiphilus genomic window:
- a CDS encoding TRAP transporter small permease, translating to MRQALDSFYDTLMALAAVAMVGCFVLVVLGIADRQLAFGLRGLDAYAGYCIAAALFLALPGTLQRGEHIRVTLLLQKLPPRLQTVLEAWCLAAGVGLALYLAWYACKLVWTSQVTHDVSPSSDATPLWIPQLAMALGCVGLAVAFLDAAVSRWARNSFFRADPAGEAAHVE from the coding sequence ATGCGCCAGGCCCTCGATTCGTTCTACGACACGCTGATGGCGCTGGCCGCTGTCGCGATGGTCGGCTGCTTCGTGCTGGTGGTGCTGGGCATCGCCGACCGCCAGCTCGCCTTCGGGCTGCGCGGGCTCGATGCCTACGCCGGCTACTGCATCGCGGCGGCGCTCTTCCTCGCGCTGCCGGGCACACTGCAGCGCGGCGAGCATATCCGCGTGACGCTGCTGCTGCAAAAGCTGCCGCCTCGCCTGCAGACGGTGCTGGAGGCTTGGTGCCTCGCCGCAGGCGTCGGCCTCGCGCTCTACCTCGCGTGGTATGCGTGCAAGCTCGTGTGGACCTCGCAGGTCACCCACGATGTGTCACCTTCGTCCGATGCGACGCCGCTGTGGATTCCGCAACTGGCGATGGCGCTTGGCTGCGTGGGGCTCGCAGTCGCCTTCCTCGACGCGGCGGTGTCGCGCTGGGCGCGCAACAGCTTCTTCCGCGCCGACCCGGCCGGCGAAGCCGCACACGTGGAATGA
- a CDS encoding PTS sugar transporter subunit IIA, whose product MPGLLIIAHAPLASSLKAVAQHTFPDCGARLQALDVLPDQSVEDIEAKARELLAHVSEPDAVIFTDVFGATPCNVAQRLADGLHVKVIAGVNVPMLWRSLCYADEPLDAVVARAVAGATQGVMQVATSKPQNQAYKPGANDQSKHQHQQ is encoded by the coding sequence ATGCCCGGCCTGCTGATCATTGCCCACGCGCCGCTCGCGTCTTCGCTGAAGGCCGTGGCTCAGCACACGTTTCCGGATTGCGGCGCGCGTCTGCAGGCCCTCGACGTGTTGCCCGACCAGTCGGTCGAAGACATCGAAGCGAAGGCACGTGAGCTGCTCGCCCACGTCAGCGAGCCCGATGCGGTGATCTTCACCGACGTCTTCGGCGCCACGCCCTGCAACGTGGCGCAGCGCCTGGCCGACGGCTTGCATGTGAAGGTGATCGCGGGGGTCAACGTGCCGATGCTGTGGCGCTCGCTGTGCTATGCCGACGAGCCGCTCGACGCCGTGGTGGCGCGGGCGGTGGCCGGGGCCACGCAGGGCGTGATGCAGGTGGCCACGTCCAAGCCGCAGAACCAAGCCTACAAACCGGGTGCCAATGATCAAAGCAAACATCAGCATCAGCAATAA
- a CDS encoding DUF4197 domain-containing protein: MKRRELMKAVGVMAAGGSVWVPAQAGWLSETDAAAGIRAALERGAVAAVSLLGRTDGFLGNPKVRIPLPDFLQDVAGFLKATGQRKRIEELEVSMNRAAEAAVPEAKALLMNAVKAMSVDDAKQLLTGGDNAVTQFFATKTREPLSVKFLPIVQKATERVKLAARYNAVASKAASFGLLREENANIQSYVTGKALDGLYLMIGEEEKKIRADPVGTGSAILKKVFGSLK, translated from the coding sequence ATGAAGCGCAGAGAACTGATGAAGGCCGTCGGCGTGATGGCGGCGGGTGGCAGCGTGTGGGTGCCGGCGCAGGCCGGCTGGCTGTCGGAAACCGATGCGGCCGCCGGCATCCGCGCCGCGCTGGAGCGGGGTGCCGTGGCCGCGGTGAGCCTGCTCGGCAGGACCGATGGGTTTCTCGGCAACCCGAAGGTGCGCATTCCGCTGCCCGACTTCCTGCAAGACGTGGCGGGCTTCCTGAAAGCCACCGGGCAGCGCAAGCGCATCGAAGAGCTGGAAGTCTCGATGAACCGCGCCGCCGAGGCGGCCGTGCCCGAGGCGAAGGCCTTGCTGATGAACGCGGTGAAGGCGATGAGCGTGGACGACGCGAAACAGTTGCTCACCGGCGGCGACAACGCGGTGACGCAGTTCTTCGCCACCAAGACGCGCGAGCCGCTCTCGGTGAAGTTCTTGCCGATCGTGCAGAAAGCGACTGAGCGCGTGAAGCTCGCCGCGCGCTACAACGCGGTGGCCTCGAAGGCCGCGAGCTTCGGGCTCTTGAGGGAGGAGAACGCCAACATCCAGTCCTATGTGACCGGCAAGGCGCTCGATGGCCTCTATCTGATGATCGGGGAAGAAGAGAAGAAGATTCGCGCCGACCCGGTGGGCACCGGCAGCGCGATCCTCAAAAAGGTCTTCGGCAGCTTGAAGTAA
- the ptsP gene encoding phosphoenolpyruvate--protein phosphotransferase, with product MSFQVFGLPVSRGVAIGRAVLVASSRVDVAHYFIDETQVDAEIERLRAARDEVADELGNLKRDLPADAPGELSALLDVHLLLLHDETLADATKQWIQERHYNAEWALSAQLEVIARQFDDMEDEYLRERKADLEQVVERLLRALARASSGGHVPAPGVGPRDFAGEDPLVLVANDIAPADMLQFKRSVFTGFITDVGGKTSHTAIVARSMDIPAVVGAREASHIIRQDDWVVIDGDSGIVVVDPSPLLLEEYRFRQRQSGLERDRLARLRHTPAVTLDGERVELQANIELPVDAPAALEAGAVGVGLFRSEFLFMNRNGELPGEEEQFEAYRSAVEAMKGLPVTIRTVDIGADKPLDRMSSAELRHEHALNPALGLRAIRWSLSEPGMFRQQLRAILRAGAFGKVRLLIPMVAHLSEVRMTLEAIARAKQQLADAGRPHANVEVGAMIEVPAAALALPALLPHFDFVSVGTNDLIQYTLAIDRADEAVAHLYDPWHPAVLQLIARTIECARAAGKGVSVCGEMAGDPAFTELLLAMGLRSFSMHPSQIAAVKQRVLRADTRRLAPHLSAILSSENPEGACVTFFAKTGAPE from the coding sequence ATGAGCTTTCAGGTCTTTGGATTGCCCGTGTCGCGCGGCGTGGCCATCGGCCGCGCGGTGCTGGTGGCATCAAGCCGTGTCGACGTGGCGCACTACTTCATCGACGAGACGCAGGTCGACGCCGAGATCGAGCGCCTGCGCGCCGCCCGCGACGAAGTGGCCGATGAACTCGGCAACCTGAAGCGCGACCTGCCGGCCGATGCGCCGGGGGAGTTGTCGGCGCTGCTTGACGTCCACCTGCTGCTGCTGCACGACGAGACCCTCGCCGACGCTACCAAGCAGTGGATCCAGGAGCGGCACTACAACGCCGAGTGGGCGCTGTCGGCGCAGCTCGAGGTCATCGCGCGCCAGTTCGACGACATGGAGGACGAGTACTTGCGCGAGCGCAAGGCCGACCTGGAGCAGGTGGTCGAGCGGCTGTTGCGGGCGCTGGCGCGCGCTTCGAGCGGCGGGCACGTGCCCGCGCCGGGTGTGGGGCCGCGCGACTTCGCGGGGGAAGATCCGCTCGTGCTTGTCGCCAATGACATCGCGCCTGCCGACATGCTGCAGTTCAAGCGCAGCGTGTTCACCGGCTTCATCACCGACGTGGGCGGCAAGACGTCGCACACCGCCATCGTGGCGCGCAGCATGGACATTCCGGCCGTGGTCGGTGCGCGCGAGGCAAGCCACATCATCCGGCAGGACGACTGGGTGGTGATCGATGGCGACAGCGGGATCGTGGTGGTCGATCCGTCGCCGCTGCTGCTGGAGGAATATCGGTTCCGGCAGCGGCAGAGCGGTCTTGAGCGGGACCGTCTGGCGCGTCTGCGGCACACGCCAGCCGTCACGCTCGACGGTGAGCGGGTGGAGCTGCAGGCCAACATCGAACTCCCTGTGGATGCGCCGGCCGCCTTGGAAGCGGGGGCGGTGGGCGTGGGCCTCTTCCGCAGTGAGTTCCTGTTCATGAATCGCAACGGCGAGTTGCCGGGTGAGGAAGAGCAGTTCGAGGCTTACCGCTCAGCGGTCGAGGCAATGAAGGGTCTGCCGGTCACCATTCGCACTGTCGACATCGGCGCCGACAAGCCGCTTGACCGGATGAGCAGTGCGGAGCTGCGCCATGAGCACGCGTTGAATCCCGCGTTGGGGTTGCGGGCGATTCGCTGGAGCTTGTCGGAGCCCGGGATGTTCCGGCAGCAGCTGCGCGCAATCTTGCGCGCCGGTGCATTCGGCAAGGTGCGATTGCTGATTCCGATGGTGGCTCACCTCAGCGAGGTCCGCATGACGCTGGAGGCGATAGCGCGCGCAAAGCAGCAACTCGCCGACGCAGGGCGGCCGCACGCGAATGTGGAGGTCGGCGCCATGATCGAAGTCCCCGCGGCCGCGCTGGCGCTGCCGGCGCTGCTGCCGCATTTTGATTTTGTGAGTGTCGGCACCAATGACCTCATCCAGTACACGCTGGCCATTGATCGGGCGGACGAGGCTGTCGCGCACCTCTATGACCCTTGGCACCCGGCTGTGCTTCAGCTCATCGCCAGGACCATTGAGTGCGCCCGTGCCGCAGGTAAGGGAGTGAGCGTTTGTGGAGAGATGGCAGGCGACCCTGCATTTACGGAGCTTCTTCTCGCGATGGGTCTTCGAAGCTTCTCCATGCATCCGTCCCAGATCGCCGCCGTCAAGCAGCGAGTGCTGAGAGCGGACACGCGCCGCTTGGCGCCGCACCTTTCAGCGATCCTCTCAAGTGAGAATCCTGAGGGCGCCTGCGTCACGTTCTTTGCGAAGACAGGGGCGCCTGAATAA
- a CDS encoding putative hydro-lyase, protein MTQPFHPPATTGAEARLAARSGRLDRHTSGQALGHVQGNVVILPAGLATDFMRYCQRNPKPCPLLAVSDAGDPSLATLGEGIDIRTDLPRYRVWREGALVDEPTDIRALWQDDFVTFVIGCSFSFEEALMADGIRLRHIELQRNVAMYRTTIATEPAGPFSGPMVVSMRPMSAADAIRAVQITSRLPTVHGAPVHIGDPAQIGIADLSKPDYGDAVEVRAGELPVFWACGVTPQAALVQARVPLAITHAPGAMLVTDLLNRHLAAF, encoded by the coding sequence GTGACCCAGCCCTTCCACCCACCCGCCACCACCGGCGCCGAGGCCCGCCTCGCCGCGCGCAGCGGCCGCCTCGACCGGCACACTTCCGGGCAGGCCCTGGGCCATGTGCAGGGCAACGTGGTGATCCTGCCGGCCGGCCTGGCCACCGACTTCATGCGCTACTGCCAGCGCAACCCCAAGCCCTGCCCGCTGCTGGCGGTCTCGGACGCGGGCGACCCCTCGCTCGCCACGCTCGGCGAGGGCATCGACATCCGCACCGACCTGCCGCGCTACCGCGTGTGGCGCGAAGGCGCGCTCGTCGACGAGCCCACCGACATCCGCGCCCTCTGGCAAGACGACTTCGTCACCTTCGTGATCGGCTGCTCGTTCTCGTTCGAAGAAGCGCTGATGGCCGACGGCATCCGGCTGCGCCACATCGAGCTGCAGCGCAACGTCGCCATGTACCGCACGACCATCGCCACCGAGCCGGCCGGCCCCTTCAGCGGCCCGATGGTGGTGTCGATGCGGCCGATGAGCGCGGCCGACGCCATCCGTGCGGTGCAGATCACCTCGCGACTGCCCACGGTGCACGGTGCGCCGGTGCACATCGGCGACCCGGCGCAGATCGGCATCGCCGACCTGTCCAAGCCCGACTATGGCGACGCCGTCGAGGTGCGCGCGGGCGAGCTGCCGGTCTTCTGGGCCTGCGGCGTCACGCCCCAGGCCGCGCTCGTGCAGGCCCGCGTGCCCCTAGCCATCACGCACGCGCCCGGCGCGATGCTCGTCACCGATCTCTTGAACCGGCATCTCGCCGCCTTCTGA
- a CDS encoding GNAT family N-acetyltransferase, which produces MRDLPLPTLPISALRPDAPRRSLHPRSDAAHLASTHAPRFEVVWARDEREVREAQRLRHLVFAEEMGARLSVPAGAPEGHDIDMFDAFCEHLLVRAPGEAGHPGPVIGTYRVMTPEAARRVGGLYSETEFDLTRLRPMRSKMVELGRSCVHPAWRSGGAIMALWGALAEFMVRNQLDTMIGCASVSMRDGGHYAASLWEQLRHTHMAPIELQVTPRLPLPVDDLQHNLDVEAPALIKGYLRCGAKVLGAPAWDPDFNTADLPMLMRIDDLPARYRKHFLGA; this is translated from the coding sequence ATGCGTGACCTTCCCTTGCCGACCCTGCCGATCTCGGCCCTGCGCCCCGATGCGCCTCGGAGGTCACTTCACCCACGCTCGGACGCTGCCCACCTTGCCAGCACTCACGCGCCTCGGTTTGAAGTGGTTTGGGCACGCGATGAACGAGAGGTTCGCGAAGCGCAACGCCTGAGGCACCTCGTCTTCGCCGAGGAGATGGGTGCGCGCCTGAGCGTGCCGGCCGGTGCCCCGGAAGGCCACGACATCGACATGTTCGACGCCTTCTGCGAGCACCTGCTGGTGCGTGCGCCCGGCGAAGCGGGCCACCCCGGCCCGGTGATCGGCACCTACCGCGTGATGACGCCGGAGGCGGCACGCCGCGTCGGCGGCCTCTACAGCGAGACCGAGTTCGACCTCACCCGCCTGCGCCCGATGCGCTCGAAGATGGTCGAGCTGGGCCGCTCCTGCGTGCACCCGGCCTGGCGCTCGGGCGGCGCGATCATGGCGCTCTGGGGCGCGCTGGCCGAATTCATGGTGCGCAACCAGCTCGACACCATGATCGGCTGCGCCAGTGTCAGCATGCGCGATGGCGGCCACTACGCCGCGAGCCTCTGGGAGCAGCTGCGCCACACCCACATGGCGCCGATCGAGCTGCAGGTGACACCTCGCCTGCCCTTGCCGGTCGACGACCTTCAGCACAACCTGGATGTGGAAGCGCCAGCGTTGATCAAGGGCTATCTTCGCTGCGGGGCGAAGGTGCTGGGCGCTCCCGCCTGGGACCCGGACTTCAACACCGCCGATCTGCCGATGCTGATGCGCATCGACGATCTGCCGGCGCGCTACCGCAAGCACTTCCTCGGCGCCTGA
- a CDS encoding HPr family phosphocarrier protein, protein MIKANISISNKLGLHARASAKLTKLAGSFQSDVFMTRNSRRVNAKSIMGVMMLAAGLGAEVEIETSGPDEQAAMDALCALINDKFGEGE, encoded by the coding sequence ATGATCAAAGCAAACATCAGCATCAGCAATAAGCTGGGCCTGCATGCCCGCGCTTCGGCCAAGCTCACCAAGCTCGCGGGCAGTTTTCAGTCCGATGTGTTCATGACCCGCAACTCGCGCCGCGTGAATGCCAAGAGCATCATGGGCGTGATGATGCTGGCGGCCGGGCTCGGCGCCGAGGTCGAGATCGAAACCTCCGGGCCCGACGAGCAGGCCGCGATGGACGCGCTCTGCGCCCTCATCAACGACAAGTTCGGCGAAGGCGAGTGA
- a CDS encoding LysR family transcriptional regulator: protein MNLRFVEAFYWVATLRSVSRAAEKLSITQSAMSSRVAGLEEELGTMLLDRRDKQFKLTIAGTRFLHYAEKLLALQRELKEEMGSGGVAAAPVTLRIGSIESVLHSWLMPWIEKLRADLPLLELELSVETTPMLQELVRRGTLDLVFAAAPAAHDGVRVRTLASMEMAFVGNPTVHKRSRYSLAQLAQYDLLTFQRGSQPHVALMDVFRRDEVAPPRVHTISSISAMTQLVEAGFGIATLPRAAAERLRPNRALKILGCEHELLPLPVFASFRPDPQSRQIEAVVDAALAFANEAKHARVVGRSAK from the coding sequence ATGAACCTGAGATTCGTCGAAGCCTTCTACTGGGTGGCCACGCTCAGGAGCGTCTCGCGCGCCGCCGAGAAACTGTCGATCACGCAGTCGGCGATGTCGAGCCGCGTGGCCGGGCTCGAAGAAGAGCTCGGCACGATGCTGCTCGACCGGCGCGACAAGCAGTTCAAGCTCACCATCGCCGGCACGCGCTTCCTGCACTACGCCGAGAAACTGCTGGCCCTGCAGCGCGAGCTGAAGGAGGAGATGGGTTCGGGTGGGGTCGCCGCGGCGCCGGTCACGCTGCGCATCGGCAGCATCGAATCGGTGCTGCACTCGTGGCTGATGCCGTGGATCGAGAAGCTGCGCGCCGACCTGCCCCTGCTCGAGCTGGAGCTCTCGGTCGAAACCACGCCGATGCTGCAGGAGCTGGTGCGCCGCGGCACGCTTGACCTCGTGTTCGCGGCCGCCCCGGCGGCGCACGACGGGGTGCGGGTGCGCACGCTCGCGTCGATGGAGATGGCCTTCGTCGGCAACCCGACCGTGCACAAGCGCTCGCGCTACAGCCTGGCCCAGCTGGCGCAGTACGACCTCCTCACCTTCCAGCGCGGCTCGCAGCCGCACGTGGCGCTGATGGACGTCTTCCGCCGCGACGAGGTGGCGCCGCCGCGCGTGCACACCATCTCGTCGATCTCGGCGATGACGCAGCTGGTGGAGGCCGGGTTCGGCATCGCGACGCTGCCGCGCGCCGCGGCCGAACGCCTGCGGCCGAACCGGGCTCTGAAGATCCTGGGGTGCGAGCATGAGCTCCTGCCGCTGCCGGTGTTCGCGAGTTTCCGGCCCGACCCGCAGTCGCGGCAGATCGAGGCGGTGGTCGATGCGGCGCTGGCCTTTGCCAACGAGGCCAAGCACGCCCGGGTGGTGGGAAGATCCGCGAAGTAG
- a CDS encoding CaiB/BaiF CoA-transferase family protein — translation MSNTSTAPALPLAGIRVLDLSRVLAGPWCTQTLADLGADVIKIERPMKNGVGGDDTRGWGPPFLKDRDGADTAEAAYYLGTNRNKRSVTVDIATAEGQALIRQMAAQCDVFIENFKVGDMARYGLDADSLRKLYPRLVYCSVTGFGQTGPYRERAGYDYAIQGMGGLMSVTGERDDLPGGGPQKVGVAVADLFTGMYATVAILAALRHRDATGEGQVVDMALLDTQVAMLANLGANYLTTGVAPRRIGNAHQNIVPYQVFETADGHLILAVGNDTQYAKFCDVAGRPDLAQDPRFIKNADRVRHRATLVPVLAEILKTRKKHDWLSALEAAKVPCGAINDLGEVFADPHVQSRGMTVAMPHPLTDALKLVASPMKLSATPVQYRRPPPLLGEHTDEVLQELGIGEAERARLRESGTL, via the coding sequence ATGAGCAATACCTCCACCGCCCCTGCGCTGCCCCTCGCCGGCATCCGCGTTCTCGACCTCTCGCGTGTGCTCGCCGGCCCGTGGTGCACCCAGACCCTGGCCGACCTCGGCGCCGACGTCATCAAGATCGAGCGCCCGATGAAAAACGGCGTCGGCGGAGACGACACCCGCGGCTGGGGCCCGCCCTTCCTGAAGGACCGCGACGGCGCCGACACCGCCGAGGCCGCGTACTACCTCGGCACCAACCGCAACAAGCGCTCGGTCACCGTCGACATCGCCACCGCCGAAGGCCAGGCGCTGATCCGCCAGATGGCCGCGCAATGCGACGTCTTCATCGAGAACTTCAAGGTCGGCGACATGGCCCGCTACGGCCTCGATGCCGACAGCCTGCGCAAGCTTTACCCGCGCCTCGTCTACTGCTCGGTCACCGGCTTCGGCCAGACCGGCCCTTACCGCGAGCGGGCGGGCTACGACTACGCCATCCAGGGCATGGGCGGCCTGATGAGCGTCACCGGCGAGCGCGACGACCTGCCCGGCGGCGGCCCGCAGAAGGTGGGCGTGGCGGTGGCCGATCTCTTCACCGGGATGTACGCGACCGTCGCCATCCTCGCCGCATTGCGCCACCGCGACGCCACGGGCGAGGGCCAAGTGGTCGACATGGCCCTGCTCGACACCCAGGTCGCGATGCTGGCCAACCTCGGTGCCAACTACCTGACGACGGGCGTAGCGCCCAGGCGCATCGGCAACGCCCACCAGAACATCGTCCCGTATCAGGTGTTCGAGACGGCCGACGGCCACCTGATCCTCGCAGTCGGCAACGACACCCAGTACGCCAAGTTCTGCGACGTGGCCGGCCGACCCGACCTCGCGCAAGACCCGCGCTTCATCAAGAACGCCGACCGCGTGCGACACCGCGCGACGCTCGTGCCGGTGCTGGCCGAGATCCTCAAGACCCGCAAGAAGCACGACTGGCTGAGCGCCCTCGAAGCCGCCAAGGTGCCTTGCGGCGCCATCAACGACCTCGGCGAAGTGTTCGCTGACCCTCACGTGCAGTCGCGCGGCATGACCGTCGCGATGCCGCACCCGCTGACCGACGCACTCAAGCTCGTGGCCAGCCCGATGAAGCTCTCGGCCACACCTGTGCAATACCGAAGGCCGCCGCCGCTCCTGGGCGAGCACACCGATGAAGTGCTGCAGGAGCTGGGCATCGGCGAAGCCGAGCGGGCCCGCCTGCGCGAGAGCGGCACGCTTTAG
- a CDS encoding MFS transporter, with protein MNATAPSTSLPARTATLVFLSFAFAYFPSALVRGVVATLAPAFSAELQLTASELGLLAGAYFLGFAAMQLPLGSALDRHGPKRVLLVFLAVAVVGCGAFALADSFVALTVARALIGVGVSACLMAPMTSFRRNFTPTTQMRANSWMLMTGSLGLIASTLPVQWLMPLLGWRGLFWALAVFFVVAMVFIARAVPPDRLEVAPLPVVAGGYGEVFRHPVFLRYLPMGFFQYGGMVALQSLWIGPWLTRVCGWSPGETAAGLFGINVAMLLTFMAWGFLVPRLYARGWTAHGLIARGMPIPIVALWVGVGAGAEATAWLWGLFCVSSTFVSLSQPAIGQAFPASLAGRALSAYNLIIFAGVFTLQWAMGAAVDRLVGAGWSTVSAYQGAFALLAVCCSLSYLWFLWRREAGPAVAAAVTAR; from the coding sequence ATGAACGCGACCGCCCCTTCGACAAGCCTGCCGGCGCGCACGGCGACGCTCGTATTCCTGAGCTTTGCGTTTGCCTACTTTCCGTCGGCCTTGGTGCGCGGCGTGGTGGCGACGCTGGCGCCGGCTTTCAGCGCCGAATTGCAGCTCACGGCCAGTGAACTGGGCCTGCTGGCCGGGGCGTATTTCCTCGGCTTTGCGGCGATGCAGCTGCCGCTCGGCAGCGCGCTGGACCGCCACGGCCCGAAGCGGGTGCTGCTGGTGTTTCTCGCGGTGGCGGTCGTCGGGTGCGGGGCGTTTGCGCTGGCCGACAGCTTCGTCGCGCTCACCGTCGCCCGCGCCCTGATCGGCGTGGGGGTGAGCGCCTGCCTGATGGCGCCGATGACGAGCTTCCGGCGCAACTTCACGCCGACGACGCAGATGCGGGCCAACTCGTGGATGCTGATGACGGGCTCGCTGGGGCTGATCGCCTCGACCCTCCCGGTGCAGTGGCTGATGCCGTTGCTGGGCTGGCGTGGTCTGTTCTGGGCGCTGGCGGTGTTCTTCGTGGTGGCGATGGTGTTCATTGCCCGCGCCGTGCCGCCGGACCGGCTCGAAGTCGCGCCCCTGCCGGTGGTCGCGGGCGGCTACGGCGAGGTGTTTCGCCACCCGGTCTTCCTGCGCTACCTGCCGATGGGGTTCTTCCAGTACGGTGGCATGGTGGCGCTGCAATCGCTCTGGATCGGCCCCTGGCTGACACGCGTGTGCGGGTGGTCGCCGGGCGAAACGGCCGCCGGGCTTTTCGGCATCAACGTGGCGATGCTGCTGACCTTCATGGCGTGGGGCTTCCTGGTGCCCCGCCTGTATGCGCGCGGGTGGACCGCGCATGGCCTCATCGCCCGAGGGATGCCGATTCCGATCGTGGCGCTGTGGGTCGGCGTGGGGGCTGGCGCGGAGGCGACGGCCTGGCTGTGGGGGCTCTTTTGTGTGTCGAGCACCTTCGTGTCGCTGTCGCAGCCGGCCATCGGGCAGGCCTTTCCCGCGTCGCTGGCAGGGCGGGCCCTGTCGGCCTACAACCTCATCATCTTTGCTGGCGTGTTCACCCTGCAATGGGCCATGGGCGCGGCCGTCGACCGCCTCGTGGGGGCCGGGTGGAGCACGGTGTCGGCCTACCAGGGGGCATTTGCGTTGTTGGCGGTGTGTTGCAGCCTGTCATATCTGTGGTTTTTGTGGCGACGCGAAGCCGGGCCGGCCGTCGCGGCCGCCGTGACGGCGCGGTGA
- a CDS encoding TRAP transporter substrate-binding protein gives MKTLVCALTLACLGTAHAQTKWDLPSGYGGNTFHVQNLEWFAQEVDRATAGKLKITVHANASLFKANEIKRAVQTGQTQIGEFILSGAANENALFGVDAVPFLATTYAESKKLDTASRPALEKLLASQGMKLLYAVPWPGQSLYSKKPVAALADLKGTKMRAYNPATTRIAELVGAQPVTIQLAELPQALATGGVDNFLTSSASGVDSKLHEQVKYFYDVSAWLPRNALVVNQKAFDALDKTAQAAVLKAAGEASERGWKTSEQKDNEYLKELAAKGMNVDRSNTKLKGELKAIGDRMTAEWLKQAGADGQAIVDAYRK, from the coding sequence ATGAAGACCCTCGTCTGTGCCCTGACGCTGGCCTGCCTCGGCACCGCCCACGCGCAAACCAAGTGGGACCTGCCCTCGGGCTACGGCGGCAACACCTTCCACGTGCAGAACCTGGAGTGGTTCGCGCAGGAGGTCGACCGCGCGACCGCCGGCAAGCTCAAGATCACGGTGCACGCCAACGCCTCGCTGTTCAAGGCCAACGAGATCAAGCGTGCGGTGCAGACCGGGCAGACGCAGATCGGCGAATTCATTCTCTCCGGCGCCGCCAACGAGAACGCGCTCTTCGGCGTCGACGCGGTGCCCTTCCTCGCCACCACCTATGCCGAGTCGAAGAAGCTCGACACCGCGTCGCGGCCCGCGCTCGAAAAGCTCCTGGCCTCGCAAGGCATGAAGCTGCTCTACGCGGTGCCCTGGCCCGGCCAGTCGCTCTACTCGAAGAAGCCGGTGGCCGCGCTCGCCGACCTGAAGGGCACCAAGATGCGCGCCTACAACCCGGCCACCACGCGCATCGCCGAACTCGTCGGCGCGCAGCCCGTGACCATCCAGCTCGCCGAGCTGCCGCAGGCGCTGGCCACTGGCGGGGTCGACAACTTCCTCACCTCGAGCGCGAGCGGCGTCGACAGCAAGCTTCACGAGCAGGTGAAGTATTTCTACGACGTGAGCGCGTGGCTGCCACGCAATGCGCTGGTGGTGAACCAGAAAGCCTTCGATGCGCTCGACAAGACCGCGCAGGCCGCCGTGCTCAAGGCCGCGGGCGAGGCCAGCGAGCGCGGCTGGAAGACGAGCGAGCAGAAAGACAACGAGTACCTCAAGGAGCTGGCCGCCAAGGGCATGAACGTCGACCGCAGCAACACCAAGCTGAAGGGCGAGCTCAAGGCCATTGGCGACCGCATGACGGCCGAGTGGCTCAAGCAGGCCGGCGCCGACGGGCAGGCCATCGTCGACGCCTACCGCAAGTGA